Proteins encoded in a region of the Planococcus citri chromosome 1, ihPlaCitr1.1, whole genome shotgun sequence genome:
- the Pdss2 gene encoding all trans-polyprenyl-diphosphate synthase PDSS2 encodes MMNSFRSSCILGKRLNRAASLSKNEYVKCKFALSVCVKRDYRTNNVSEKLSSTQKPDWNRAVSEAEKIVGYPTSFLSLRWLLSDEIANVALHLRKLVGSNHPLLKTAKSLLYSGRNNMQAWGLIVLLISKAAGHLNVDEMEEDKSAGVLHSQRALAEVTEMIRTSHLVHKGLVNIYPGLYPEPVILSDMMFGNKIALLGGDYLLGNCCAELAALRNQNLIEIMSGAIRDLTEGEFIGPRDLQNNPLPSRFPALSSPLSPLHLSQSSAIKDWRHRNILSAASLLGNSCKGTLILAGQNSELQKHAYEFGKHLALASQACLDLEPFTTGSRYSPGEIFNLTSAPVMLHLEHVPALYEEIEKGRESVQNVDYGKIHEQVSRGPGLILTKQLQKEHSQRAMEVLEVFQESDARTALSNIIVAMGEI; translated from the exons ATGATGAATTCGTTTCGAAGTTCTTGTATTCTCGGTAAACGCTTAAACCGTGCTGCATccttatcaaaaaatgaatatgtaAAGTGTAAATTTGCATTATCGGTGTGTGTGAAACGTGACTACAGGACGAATAATGttagtgaaaaattatccagCACTCAGAAACCAGACTGGAATAGAGCTGTTTcagaagctgaaaaaattgtcgGATATCCTACTTCTTTTCTGAGCTTAAGGTGGTTGTTAAGCGATGAAATTGCCAATGTAGCTCTACACTTAAGAAAATTAGTTGGTTCTAATCATCCTTTGCTCAAAACTGCCAA AAGCCTATTATACAGCGGTAGGAATAATATGCAAGCATGGGGCTTAATCGTATTATTAATATCGAAAGCCGCAGGCCATTTAAACGTCGACGAAATGGAAGAAGATAAATCTGCTGGCGTTCTTCATAG CCAAAGAGCATTGGCGGAAGTTACCGAAATGATTAGGACCAGCCATTTGGTGCACAAAGGCCTCGTAAATATTTATCCGGGTCTATATCCAGAACCTGTAATTCTCAGTGACATGATGTTTGGTAACAAAATCGCTCTTCTTGGAGGAGATTATTTATTAGGAAATTGTTGCGCTGAATTAGCAGCTTTACgaaatcaaaat TTAATTGAAATAATGAGTGGTGCTATAAGAGATCTCACCGAAGGTGAATTCATCGGCCCCAGAGATCTACAAAATAACCCCTTACCATCTAGATTCCCAGCATTATCGTCTCCTTTATCCCCACTACATTTATCTCAATCTTCAGCCATAAAAGATTGGCGCCATCGGAATATCTTATCTGCAGCGAGCTTATTAGGAAACTCATGCAAAGGAACTCTGATATTAGCGGGGCAAAATTCAGAACTTCAAAAACATGCTTATGAATTTGGAAAACATCTCGCGTTGGCTTCCCAG GCTTGCTTAGACTTGGAGCCTTTTACTACCGGTTCAAGATACTCGCcaggggaaattttcaatttaacgtCAGCTCCTGTGATGTTACATTTGGAACACGTTCCAGCATTatatgaagaaattgaaaaaggccGCGAATCCGTTCAGAATGTCGATTATGGCAAA ATACACGAGCAAGTTTCCCGCGGTCCGGGTTTAATTTTAACCAAACAATTACAAAAAGAACATTCTCAACGAGCTATGGAAGTATTAGAAGTATTTCAAGAGAGCGACGCGAGAACCGCTTTGTCTAATATTATCGTAGCGATGGGAGAAATTTAA
- the ABCB7 gene encoding iron-sulfur clusters transporter ABCB7, mitochondrial, with translation MQKFRRYFNEAPLIIYTLRSKGICRNQILDAIPVGCLYCSFPLRFKSTSPIQSRKNNPLLSVLSKRNCFHPGVSSIGHNAAFKEDGSKQITSKDMLKAMLSYIWPKDDKSIRNRVSVALGLLVGAKVLNVAVPFLLKFAVDDLNAYHAAKNGGEALVSLSSAPDTILAVATSLLIGYGVARAGAAGFNELRNAVFAKVAQHSIRRIAKNVFLHLHKLDLSFHLSRQTGALSKTIDRGSRGINFVLTAMVFNIVPTIFELALVSSILGLKCGGSFAILSVSCVGVYAIFTLAITQWRTKFRVFMNRAENEAGSKAVDSLINYETVKYFNNELYEAERYDKALKKYEEASLKTSTSLALLNFGQNAIFSSAISIAMILAAQQIGAGALTVGDLVMINGLLFQLSVPLGFLGSVYREVRQALIDMQTMFTLMTRDPIIKSPPTAEKILLNSQNAEIEFKNVGFSYVPGKKVFQELSFTVPAGKKVAIVGGSGTGKSSIVRLLYRFFEPDCGEILIAGKNIKDLNLENLRSAISVVPQDSVLFHDTIIYNLQYGNLKKSEEDVYNAARLANLHDSILQWPAGYQTQVGERGLKLSGGEKQRVAIARAVLKDSPILIFDEATSSLDSLTEMNILDALRRATQGKTSICIAHRLSTVMDADEILVLSGGRLAEKGTHKEFLQNPKSIYYQMWRIQHDVHSNGGS, from the exons ATGCAAAAGTTTAGGAGATACTTCAATGAG gctCCCTTGATTATCTATACTCTTAGAAGTAAAGGAATATGTCGTAATCAAATTCTCGATGCAATACCTGTGGGATGTTTATATTGCTCCTTCCCGCTGAGATTCAAATCAACGTCCCCAATACAGTCTCGTAAAAACAATCCGTTGTTGAGCGTTCTTTCAAAAAGGAATTGTTTTCATCCTGGTGTATCATCAATTGGCCATAATGCTGCGTTCAAAGAAGATGGTTCTAAACAGATCACCAGTAAAGATATGCTCAAAGCAATGTTATCTTATATTTGGCCGAAA gATGATAAATCTATTAGAAATCGGGTGAGCGTAGCATTAGGATTACTTGTTGGAGCCAAAGTGTTGAATGTAGCCGtaccatttttattaaaattcgcAGTCGACGACCTGAATGCTTACCATGCAGCCAAGAACGGAGGCGAAGCATTGGTCAGTCTATCTTCAGCTCCAGACACGATTTTAGCGGTTGCCACTTCCCTATTGATTGGAT aCGGTGTTGCTAGAGCTGGTGCTGCTGGTTTTAACGAATTGAGAAATGCCGTATTTGCAAAGGTTGCTCAACATTCTATACGACGAATAgccaaaaacgtttttttacatCTTCACAAACTAGATTTAAGTTTTCATCTCAGCAGACAAACCGGAGCGCTTTCAAAA acaatTGACAGAGGAAGTCGAGGTATTAATTTTGTCTTAACAGCGATGGTATTCAATATTGTACCTACTATATTCGAACTTGCCTTAGTCAGCAGTATTCTG GGCTTAAAATGTGGAGGCTCATTTGCAATACTTTCTGTTAGCTGCGTTGGTGTTTACGCAATTTTTACTTTAGCAATTACACAATGGAGGACAAAATTCCGGGTTTTTATGAATCGTGCAGAAAACGAAGCAGGCAGTAAAGCAGTCGATTCTTTAATCAATTATGAAACTGTCAAG tattttaatAATGAACTATACGAAGCGGAGAGATACgataaagctttaaaaaaatatgaagaagcTTCGCTTAAAACGAGTACTAGTTTAGCATTGTTGAACTTTGGTCAAAATGCTATTTTCAGCAGTGCCATTAGTATTGCTATGATATTGGCAGCGCAGCAAATTGGCGCAG GTGCGTTAACTGTGGGAGATTTAGTGATGATCAACGGATTACTTTTTCAGTTATCGGTTCCCTTGGGATTTTTAGGGTCCGTTTATAGAGAAGTTCGGCAAGCTTTAATCGATATGCAGACTATGTTTACATTAATGACTAGGGATCCTATAATAAAA aGTCCGCCAACtgctgaaaaaatacttttaaataGTCAAAATGCAGAAATAGAATTTAAAAACGTTGGTTTCAGTTATGTTCCTggaaagaaagtttttcaagagCTCTCTTTTACTGTACCAGCGGGCAAAAAAGTTGCCATAGTTGGAGGATCAGGAACGGG taaatctTCAATTGTTCGATTGctatatcgattttttgaaccAGATTGCGGTGAGATTTTGATAGCCGggaaaaatatcaaagattTGAATTTAGAAAATCTACGAAGCGCTATATCTGTAGTTCCGCAA GATTCTGTGCTGTTTCACGAtacaataatttataatttacaaTATGGAAACCTCAAGAAATCAGAAGAAGATGTATACAACGCTGCTAGATTAGCCAACTTACACGATTCAATTCTTCAATGGCCTGCTGGTTACCAAACGCAA GTTGGCGAAAGGGGCCTAAAATTATCAGGAGGTGAAAAACAACGAGTTGCTATAGCACGAGCTGTTCTGAAAGATTCgccaattttaatatttgatgAAGCCACCTCATCTTTAGATTCTCTTACAGAAATG AATATTTTAGATGCATTGAGACGAGCAACTCAAGGCAAGACTAGCATCTGTATTGCGCATCGTTTATCTACCGTCATGGATGCTGACGAGATTTTAGTTTTGAGTGGAGGTAGATTAGCAGAAAAAGGAACGCATAAAGAATTTCTGCAGAATCCTAAGAGTATTTATTATCAAATGTGGCGTATACAACACGACGTTCATTCGAATGGAGGGTCGTGA
- the LOC135832554 gene encoding lebercilin, with the protein MAHTLETKISSPSTIIKIITDVSSGSERNSHDVNDTSKELEKGDREHKESSSTQTSSSSSLLHKKKSHCYYVPNRIYKPPNNYAYALLNRPKRNSNTTTQKIISAKFLRVKQLQNEITEAQKKISDLQEENRTLRNIQIRQDSALRKYQSQESHLPQLMKSHEEELRVLTIKHKKLRSAYNELESRHNKQCTELMNMKDRHKHLLQISQDKHLLQREQLAKQIEEMKTVMNDLKNKIKLQSRRLDLEAKNFRYQLSLEAGKQKTLREQLKQTQDTVQKLQVEIKDKERYMANCKINQQILNKMNQLRLKMPANSGKTISRICSTFGENRSNGVSSSDDKHLNENFSSDSAHKESTFKTSDDSDDDLVSKPNFIDKLNDEKERKPYSFESGSLPSINQSNFYSADTKSNLSETAVKSPFSSYFDLDYLPKSNQNFKNVEIPIKNNSDDNNNVKLRLSFDNGTPSRLEQRRKLSSAENNFPNEFQKEDNFELYDASTEKSDELKDLDETVSWLEFHEKFNHENEYVETKVELRKKSVNKEIKVINDDNLPYDKKSALLSALREIDLENNDKILNTLTSPRNVSKSEEKPDQKITKNDKFKSNSMSLKNSI; encoded by the exons ATGGCTCATACGTTAGAGACAAAAATTTCGTCTCCAAGCACTATCATTAAAATCATAACTGATGTATCGTCGGGTTCAGAAAGAAATAGTCACGACGTCAACGACACTTC CAAAGAACTTGAAAAAGGTGATCGTGAACATAAAGAATCCAGTTCAACCCAAACCAGTTCTTCCTCCAGTctattacataaaaaaaaatcacattgttattatg TTCCTAATAGGATTTATAAACCTCCAAATAATTACGCTTACGCATTGCTCAATCGACCAAAAAGAAATTCCAATAcaactacccaaaaaattatATCTGCCAAATTTCTTAGGGTAAAacaattacaaaatgaaattaccgaagctcaaaaaaaaatttca GATTTACAAGAAGAAAATCGAACTCtaagaaatattcaaataagACAAGATTCAGCTCTGAGAAAATATCAATCCCAAGAATCGCATTTACCTCAATTAATGAAATCTCACGAAGAAGAACTACGTGTGCTCActataaaacataaaaaa TTACGAAGCGCTTATAATGAACTGGAATCACGCCACAATAAGCAGTGTACAGAGTTAATGAATATGAAAGATCGTCATAAACATTTGCTTCAAATTTCTCAAGACAAGCATTTACTTCAAAGAGAACAACTGGCGAAACAAATTGAGGAAATGAAAACTGTGATGAACGatttgaagaataaaattaaG CTGCAGTCGCGTCGACTCGACTTggaagcaaaaaatttcagatatcAACTTTCTCTTGAGGCTGGTAAACAGAAAACTTTGCGGGAACAATTAAAACAGACTCAAGATACAGTACAAAAGTTACAAGTAGAAATTAAa GATAAAGAAAGGTACATGGCCAATTGTAAAAttaatcaacaaattttaaataaaatgaatcaattacGACTGAAAATGCCTGCGAACAGTGGAAAAACAATCtccag AATTTGCTCAACTTTTGGAGAAAATCGAAGTAACGGAGTTTCATCTAGCGATGATAAA CACCTGAACGAGAATTTTTCAAGCGACAGTGCTCATAAAGAATCAACATTCAAGACATCTGATGATTCAGATGATGATTTAGTATCgaaaccaaatttcatcgaCAAATTAAATgacgaaaaagaaagaaaaccttACAGTTTTGAAAGTGGCAGCTTACCTTCCATAAATcagagtaatttttattcagcAGACACTAAATCAAATTTATCAGAAACTGCTGTAAAAAGTCCGTTCAGTTCGTACTTCGATTTGGATTATTTAcctaaatcaaatcaaaattttaagaacgTAGAAATTCCGATTAAAAATAATTCCGATGATAACAACAACGTTAAACTTCGCCTTTCATTTGACAACGGAACACCAAGTAGACTGGAGCAGAGAAGGAAACTAAGCAGTGCCGAAAATAACTTTccgaatgaatttcaaaaagaagaTAATTTTGAGCTGTATGACGCTAGTACCGAAAAAAGCGATGAACTTAAAGATTTGGATGAAACGGTGTCCTGGTTGgagtttcatgaaaaatttaatcatgaAAACGAATATGTTGAAACGAAAGTAGAGTTGCGAAAAAAAAGCGTCAATAAGGAAATCAAAGTAATTAACGATGATAATCTACCTTACGATAAAAAATCAGCTTTGTTATCGGCGCTTCGAGAAATTGATTTGgaaaataatgacaaaattttgaatacactGACATCACCTAGAAATGTAAGTAAATCCGAGGAAAAACctgatcaaaaaattaccaaaaatgataaatttaagTCTAATTCAATGTCgttaaaaaattctatttaa
- the LOC135832561 gene encoding SET domain-containing protein 4 has product MGRALRIRKRKNKNKKNETASFSRDVEYLELIQWMKEHGWKPSCKLVSSHFTKTGRGLMAKERIFAGTAIAKIPYKLLITVKTVLQSDIKWIFTNKNAFITQQVLSAFLVWEHHLGELSVWKKYMNCLPKTFSCPVFCSDIDWLPKTIREKVLDMKDKVMKTFNSILNCIGFHKCIHCGINLSDIFIYDVYLWAWCVVSTRAVYLSPKINSQNSILLTDENNLALAPYVDLFNHSYDSEVKAYAVESEGIYQIETLIPFLKNEQIFINYGPLSNDRLFIDYGFIIPSNIQDDVAFSYENVLSATNQLFPSNKPINEFRLKFLKQRNLFSKICCYAGGISWDCQALIYVFICSPEVNIEEIKLNIFSDRFKLLCSANIARVAELLLATKYEDYKHELNVLKQHHSNPAIREDCFSAACMLYEEHLSLLNKCKTSLKDNKE; this is encoded by the coding sequence ATGGGAAGAGCATTAAGAATTAGAAAacgtaaaaacaaaaacaaaaaaaatgagaccgCATCTTTCAGTCGAGATGTAGAATATCTAGAGCTAATTCAGTGGATGAAAGAACATGGTTGGAAGCCTTCTTGTAAATTGGTCTCATCTCACTTTACTAAAACCGGAAGAGGACTGATGGCTAAAGAAAGGATATTTGCTGGCACCGCAATCGCAAAAATTCCATATAAATTGTTGATCACCGTAAAAACTGTTTTGCAATCAGATATCAAGTGGATATTCACCAATAAGAATGCTTTCATCACTCAGCAAGTTCTGTCTGCATTCCTTGTGTGGGAACATCATCTTGGAGAATTATCTGTCTGGAAGAAATACATGAACTGCCTACCAAAAACGTTTTCGTGTCCTGTGTTTTGCAGTGATATTGATTGGCTCCCTAAAACAATTCGGGAGAAAGTTCTGGATATGAAAGATAAAGTTATGAAAACATTCAATTCCATTCTAAATTGTATAGGATTTCATAAATGTATCCATTGCGGTATCAATTTGagcgatattttcatttatgaCGTATATTTATGGGCATGGTGCGTAGTGAGTACTCGCGCTGTGTACCTCAGTCCTAAAATTAATTCGCAAAATTCCATTCTTCTAACGGATGAAAATAATTTGGCATTAGCTCCATATGTTGATTTATTCAATCATAGCTATGATTCGGAAGTGAAAGCTTATGCTGTTGAATCTGAAGGTATATATCAAATAGAAACACTCATACCGTTTCTGAAAAACGAGCAGATTTTTATTAACTATGGGCCATTATCCAATGATAGACTATTTATCGATTATGGGTTCATAATTCCATCAAATATCCAAGATGATGTTGCATTTTCTTATGAAAATGTGCTCTCTGCCACCAATCAGCTGTTCCCTTCTAATAAACCTATTAATGaatttcgtttgaaatttttgaaacaaagaaATTTATTCAGTAAGATTTGCTGTTACGCTGGTGGTATATCTTGGGATTGTCAAGCTCTAATTTATGTGTTCATATGTTCACCTGAAGTAAACATTGAAGAAATTAAACTAAATATTTTCTCTGATAGATTCAAATTATTGTGTTCAGCTAATATAGCTCGTGTAGCTGAATTATTACTTGCCACAAAATATGAAGACTATAAACACGAATTGAATGTTTTAAAACAACATCATTCAAATCCAGCAATTAGAGAAGATTGTTTTTCAGCAGCTTGTATGTTGTATGAAGAACACTTAAGTTTATTAAATAAATGTAAAACAAGTTTAAAAGATAATAAAGAATAA